A part of Anaerolineae bacterium genomic DNA contains:
- the priA gene encoding primosomal protein N', with product MYVEVVVDRPIIKRDRRSFIETPQDAAMPYPETETLAEPDLPIQPDPNPLALTFHYHLPPHLENQIQIGQLVAVPFRTQQLPAIVVGLSDSSPVAETKPIAAILDPEPVLTPAQINLAYWLSRETLAPLAICLKYFLPPGSSRKPEWTLKPTPVAGAQAELNAPEQILLTYLRQHHTAPLAEVDQTAAEALIQKGLARKQATLGKPRVGPKLERMVELLIPPDEVEAVLPTLGHASKQADLLLYLANLDDPLPALADVLAQTDCSSKEQVKLLTEPSWVEIIPAQTRLAISPHQKDIIKAALFSQYKKTGTKNLSGGETEPPKLNTLIKSKTGQQIIRYLSVQKQPALIDEVITATKANRNHIYTLLKKGLIIRFDEPERIALTLPVEQLTEAIVQLRGAQKHAAVLRLLAEEDGPVWIGWVYAQTDATLPTLRDLAKAGLISLDEARRWRDPLAGRSFTLDAPPKLTAEQQTVWQEITRCWQPDFTDHRPVLLHGVTGSGKTEIYLQAMSAALKAGQGIIMLVPEITLATQTVERVSARFPGKVAVWHSALSPGERYDTWERVRAGELPIVVGPRSALFAPVKNLGVLVVDEEHEPVYKQRDRPPIFHAREAALELGRLSQALVIMGSATPDIVTYRRAERGEYKLLTLPTRILAHTKHLAVQQALIKRRKTAGGRMKPMEPATADGQPADFVALPLPEVRVVDLRDELKAGNRTIFSRALQDGIRETLGRGEQIILFLNRRGAASFVICRDCGYVMACPHCENTLTYHTSGELMVCHYCGYRARPAQVCPECQSERIRYFGLGTQRVEETVKKMFPQAQTIRWDWDTTRQKGSHDVFLRHFMAGQANVMVGTQMVAKGLDLPLVTLVGVISADTALYLPDFRAAERSFQLLMQVAGRAGRSPLGGRVIVQTYNPDQVAIEAAANHDYEGFYHTELAFRREQTYPPFKRLALLLYSGPGPERSAAEAQKLADRLRLYIERQGLPAVEIIGPTPAYVRRVRNQYRWHILLRAQDPAAILRPLTPLPQGWRVDIDPVTLL from the coding sequence ATGTACGTTGAAGTTGTTGTAGACCGCCCCATTATCAAACGCGACCGGCGCAGTTTCATTGAGACGCCCCAAGACGCCGCCATGCCCTACCCCGAAACCGAAACTCTAGCGGAGCCGGATTTACCCATCCAACCCGACCCAAACCCCCTGGCCCTAACCTTCCACTATCACCTGCCCCCTCACCTGGAAAACCAAATACAAATTGGTCAGCTTGTGGCCGTGCCCTTCCGCACGCAACAATTGCCGGCCATTGTCGTGGGGTTGAGCGACAGCTCACCGGTAGCGGAAACCAAACCAATCGCCGCAATCCTTGATCCAGAGCCTGTACTCACCCCGGCCCAAATCAACCTGGCTTATTGGCTTTCACGGGAAACGCTGGCGCCCCTGGCCATTTGCCTGAAATACTTTTTGCCGCCCGGCTCCAGCCGCAAACCGGAATGGACGCTGAAACCCACGCCCGTTGCCGGCGCTCAAGCAGAACTCAACGCGCCGGAACAGATTTTGTTAACCTATCTCCGCCAGCACCACACCGCCCCCCTGGCCGAAGTTGACCAAACTGCGGCCGAAGCTTTAATCCAAAAGGGTTTGGCCCGCAAACAAGCCACCCTGGGCAAACCTCGCGTTGGCCCCAAACTGGAACGGATGGTGGAACTGCTCATTCCCCCCGACGAGGTTGAGGCCGTGCTGCCCACCCTCGGCCACGCCTCAAAACAAGCCGATCTCTTGCTTTACCTGGCCAACCTGGATGATCCCCTGCCTGCGCTGGCCGACGTGTTGGCTCAGACAGACTGTTCCTCCAAAGAGCAGGTCAAATTATTGACCGAACCAAGTTGGGTAGAAATTATCCCTGCTCAAACGCGGTTAGCCATTTCCCCTCATCAAAAAGACATTATCAAAGCCGCGCTTTTTTCTCAATATAAAAAAACTGGCACCAAAAATTTATCGGGGGGTGAGACCGAACCACCTAAACTCAATACTCTCATTAAATCTAAGACCGGACAACAGATCATACGTTATCTGAGTGTCCAAAAGCAACCGGCGTTGATTGATGAGGTTATAACTGCCACTAAAGCTAATCGAAATCATATCTACACCCTTTTGAAAAAAGGCTTGATCATTCGTTTTGACGAACCGGAACGCATTGCCCTGACCCTGCCCGTTGAGCAACTCACCGAGGCCATTGTCCAATTGCGCGGCGCGCAAAAACATGCCGCCGTGCTGCGCCTGCTGGCCGAAGAGGACGGCCCGGTCTGGATTGGCTGGGTCTATGCCCAAACCGATGCCACCTTGCCCACCCTGCGCGACCTGGCCAAAGCCGGCCTCATCAGTCTGGACGAAGCTCGCCGTTGGCGCGACCCCCTGGCCGGGCGCAGTTTCACCCTGGACGCCCCACCCAAACTGACCGCCGAACAGCAAACCGTGTGGCAGGAAATCACCCGCTGCTGGCAGCCGGATTTTACCGACCACCGCCCCGTTCTGCTGCACGGCGTGACCGGCTCCGGCAAAACCGAAATTTACCTGCAGGCCATGTCCGCCGCTCTAAAAGCTGGTCAAGGAATCATCATGCTGGTGCCGGAAATCACCCTGGCCACCCAAACAGTAGAACGGGTCTCGGCCCGCTTTCCGGGCAAAGTGGCCGTATGGCATTCCGCCCTATCGCCGGGGGAGCGATACGACACCTGGGAGCGCGTGAGGGCCGGCGAACTGCCGATTGTGGTCGGTCCGCGCTCGGCCCTGTTTGCGCCGGTTAAAAATTTGGGCGTGCTGGTAGTTGACGAGGAACACGAACCGGTCTACAAACAGCGCGATCGCCCGCCCATTTTCCACGCCCGCGAGGCCGCCCTTGAACTGGGCCGGTTGAGCCAGGCCCTGGTGATCATGGGCAGCGCCACCCCCGATATCGTTACGTATCGCCGGGCCGAACGCGGCGAGTACAAACTATTAACCCTGCCCACGCGCATCCTGGCCCACACCAAACACCTGGCCGTGCAGCAGGCGTTGATCAAACGCCGAAAGACGGCAGGCGGCAGAATGAAACCGATGGAACCGGCAACAGCCGATGGCCAGCCGGCGGATTTTGTGGCGCTGCCCCTCCCGGAGGTCCGGGTGGTTGATCTGCGCGACGAATTGAAAGCGGGCAATCGCACCATCTTCAGCCGGGCGCTGCAAGACGGCATCCGGGAAACGCTCGGCCGCGGCGAACAGATCATTCTGTTCTTGAACCGGCGCGGCGCAGCCAGTTTTGTCATCTGCCGCGATTGCGGTTACGTGATGGCCTGCCCCCACTGCGAAAACACCCTCACCTACCACACCAGCGGCGAATTGATGGTGTGCCATTACTGCGGCTATCGCGCCCGTCCCGCCCAGGTTTGCCCGGAATGTCAGAGTGAACGCATCCGTTACTTTGGCCTGGGCACGCAGCGCGTGGAAGAAACGGTCAAAAAGATGTTTCCCCAGGCCCAAACTATTCGCTGGGATTGGGACACCACCCGCCAAAAAGGCAGCCACGATGTTTTTTTGCGCCACTTTATGGCCGGGCAGGCCAACGTGATGGTGGGCACGCAAATGGTGGCTAAAGGGCTGGACCTGCCCCTGGTTACGCTGGTTGGCGTTATCTCCGCCGACACCGCCCTCTACCTGCCCGACTTCCGCGCCGCCGAGCGTAGCTTTCAATTATTAATGCAAGTGGCGGGCCGGGCCGGGCGCAGTCCCCTGGGCGGCCGGGTCATCGTCCAAACCTACAATCCCGACCAGGTGGCCATCGAAGCCGCGGCCAATCACGATTACGAAGGCTTCTACCACACCGAACTGGCCTTCCGGCGCGAGCAAACCTACCCGCCCTTCAAACGCCTGGCCCTGCTGCTCTACAGCGGCCCCGGCCCGGAACGCAGCGCCGCCGAGGCTCAAAAATTGGCCGACCGGCTACGGCTGTACATCGAACGGCAGGGGCTGCCCGCGGTTGAGATCATTGGCCCCACGCCCGCTTACGTGCGCCGGGTGCGCAATCAATACCGCTGGCACATTCTGCTCCGCGCCCAGGACCCGGCCGCAATTCTGCGCCCGCTGACGCCCCTGCCCCAGGGTTGGCGGGTTGATATTGACCCGGTAACGTTACTATAA
- a CDS encoding dTMP kinase produces the protein MLSLFITFEGPDGSGKSTQIELVSDHLQQQGYRVYHTREPGGTAIGDQIREILHNIGNAEMTARAEILLYSASRAQLVEQIILPHLAQGEIVLCDRYADSTYAYQGYGRQLDFDTLRVITNFATQSLKPDLTIYLDLEVEEGLKRKASANTAGQGEWNRMDRLELAFHQRVRQGYLEMARAKPERWLVVEATASIKEINRLICSRLGKIIKR, from the coding sequence ATCTTGAGTCTATTCATCACCTTTGAAGGCCCCGACGGTTCAGGCAAAAGCACCCAAATTGAGTTAGTGAGCGACCACTTGCAACAGCAAGGCTACCGGGTTTACCACACCCGCGAGCCAGGCGGCACGGCCATTGGCGATCAAATTAGAGAGATATTGCACAACATTGGCAACGCCGAAATGACCGCCAGGGCTGAAATCCTGCTTTATTCGGCCAGCCGCGCCCAATTGGTGGAGCAGATCATTTTACCCCACCTGGCCCAAGGGGAAATTGTTTTGTGCGACCGCTATGCCGATAGCACGTATGCTTACCAGGGTTATGGTCGCCAACTGGATTTTGACACGCTGCGGGTGATCACCAATTTTGCCACCCAAAGTTTAAAGCCAGATTTGACCATCTATCTTGACTTGGAGGTGGAGGAGGGACTAAAACGCAAAGCCTCGGCCAATACCGCCGGCCAGGGCGAGTGGAATCGGATGGACCGGCTGGAATTGGCCTTTCATCAACGAGTACGGCAGGGCTACCTGGAAATGGCCCGGGCCAAGCCGGAACGCTGGCTGGTGGTGGAGGCTACGGCCTCTATAAAAGAAATCAACCGGCTTATTTGCAGCCGGTTGGGAAAAATCATCAAACGTTAA
- a CDS encoding guanylate kinase, which yields MSHRIEPYNYQQNPLLIVISGPSGVGKDVTINCLKASGSPFHFVVTATTRPQRPDEVEGVDYFFVSKDEFADMIENDELLEYALVYGDYKGIPKQQVRQALATGQDVIMRLDVQGAATIRRLVPEAVLIYLSAESEEALIRRLKQRQTDPNDQLKIRIATAREELKRLDLFDYLVINAEDKLNETCRTIAAIITAEKCRVKQREINL from the coding sequence TTGAGCCATCGCATTGAACCGTACAATTATCAGCAAAACCCCCTCCTCATCGTCATCTCCGGGCCGTCGGGAGTGGGCAAAGATGTCACCATCAACTGCCTCAAAGCATCCGGCTCCCCCTTTCACTTTGTGGTCACTGCCACCACCCGCCCCCAACGCCCCGACGAAGTGGAGGGAGTTGATTACTTTTTTGTTTCAAAAGATGAATTTGCCGACATGATTGAAAACGACGAACTGCTGGAATATGCCCTGGTTTATGGCGATTACAAAGGCATTCCCAAACAACAGGTGCGCCAAGCCCTGGCTACGGGCCAAGACGTGATCATGCGCCTTGACGTGCAAGGCGCGGCCACCATCCGGCGGTTGGTGCCGGAGGCCGTGCTCATCTACCTCTCGGCCGAATCCGAAGAAGCCCTGATCCGGCGGCTTAAACAGCGCCAAACCGACCCCAACGACCAGCTCAAAATACGCATCGCCACGGCGCGGGAGGAATTAAAACGGCTTGATTTATTTGATTACCTGGTCATCAATGCGGAAGACAAATTGAACGAAACCTGTCGCACCATCGCCGCTATCATTACCGCCGAAAAGTGCCGGGTAAAACAAAGAGAGATTAACTTATGA
- a CDS encoding rhomboid family intramembrane serine protease — protein MTSQSDINRTPPSSAGTSLPLPLHKPFFTYILIGLIVVVWLAMGLAGGSQDSDVLVAFGANVGVLILQGQTWRLFTSMFLHIGLMHLLFNAYALFIFGVEMERLYGPDRFITVYILAGLFGSLASFAWRGPLVFSAGASGAIFGVIGMNLAFFLLHRETFGHFGRQRMMNTILIIVINVIFGFTARNIDNMAHLGGLLAGFVMGYGLAPRYDIIDRYTLNPRVVDTTSLLKRWWMPALAIVTLSGGVSLAMSYWSGILG, from the coding sequence ATGACCAGTCAGTCAGACATTAACCGAACTCCCCCGTCGTCAGCAGGAACTTCTTTGCCGCTGCCGCTGCATAAACCTTTTTTTACCTACATCTTGATCGGCCTCATCGTCGTGGTTTGGTTAGCCATGGGCCTGGCCGGGGGATCGCAGGATAGCGACGTGTTAGTTGCATTTGGGGCCAACGTTGGCGTGTTGATTTTGCAGGGCCAAACGTGGCGTTTATTTACCTCAATGTTCCTCCACATCGGTTTAATGCACCTGCTGTTCAACGCCTACGCCCTTTTCATTTTTGGGGTAGAGATGGAACGGCTTTACGGGCCAGATCGTTTCATTACCGTTTACATCCTGGCCGGACTGTTTGGCAGTTTGGCCAGTTTTGCCTGGCGCGGCCCATTGGTTTTCTCTGCCGGGGCTTCCGGGGCCATTTTTGGCGTGATTGGCATGAACCTGGCCTTCTTTTTGTTGCACCGGGAAACGTTTGGCCATTTTGGCCGCCAACGAATGATGAACACAATTTTGATCATTGTGATCAACGTGATATTTGGTTTTACGGCTCGCAACATTGACAACATGGCCCACCTGGGCGGTTTGCTGGCCGGTTTTGTTATGGGTTACGGTTTGGCTCCCCGCTATGACATCATTGACCGGTATACGCTTAACCCCCGCGTGGTAGACACCACCTCTTTACTCAAACGCTGGTGGATGCCGGCGCTGGCGATTGTCACGTTGTCCGGCGGGGTGTCGCTGGCGATGTCGTATTGGTCGGGCATTTTAGGCTAA
- a CDS encoding zinc ribbon domain-containing protein, with product MPIYEYGCYDCRKRVNVFFRSFADVETKEAICPRCGGSNLKRLVSKVAFVRSEESRLENLANPGSLAGLDENDPKSLARWMRKMGNEMGEDLGDEFNEVVDRLEAGEDPDSIEKSMPDLGGAGAGGADDDWFG from the coding sequence ATGCCCATTTATGAATATGGCTGTTACGACTGCCGCAAACGGGTCAATGTTTTTTTTCGCAGTTTTGCCGATGTTGAGACCAAAGAGGCGATCTGTCCCCGCTGCGGCGGCAGCAATCTAAAACGCCTCGTCTCCAAAGTGGCCTTTGTGCGGTCCGAAGAAAGCCGGTTGGAAAATCTGGCCAACCCCGGTAGTTTGGCCGGCCTGGATGAAAATGATCCCAAATCACTCGCTCGCTGGATGCGCAAGATGGGGAACGAGATGGGTGAAGATTTAGGCGATGAATTTAATGAGGTTGTTGACCGGCTAGAGGCGGGCGAGGACCCCGATTCGATTGAAAAATCAATGCCAGATTTGGGCGGCGCTGGCGCTGGCGGCGCAGATGACGATTGGTTTGGTTAA
- the amrB gene encoding AmmeMemoRadiSam system protein B: MSALRIREPRFADGMWYSGNAPQLANSIQSYLHGAPAEVDPGEIVGLVAPHAGHRFSGHVAAAAFAGLTPGIFETVILIGPDHRGAAWGQIATVDVDAWRTPLGDIPVNRDFLQTLQNEIKLKWLPTDAEHSLEIELPFLQMTLQEFTLVPLIMGDPSPPTCRQLADALVKVIDPKQFNPTLFVASSDLSHFFDDATARCLDETTLQFMLNLDADGLARHAQNCQRGEGACGAGPVATVIHAAKALGATQGHLLKYATSGNVHPDKSSVVGYAAVAFSK; this comes from the coding sequence ATGTCTGCACTGCGTATTCGGGAACCGCGCTTTGCCGATGGAATGTGGTACAGCGGCAATGCGCCCCAATTGGCCAACAGTATTCAAAGCTATCTGCACGGCGCTCCGGCTGAAGTTGACCCCGGCGAGATCGTGGGTCTGGTGGCTCCTCACGCGGGGCATCGTTTCAGCGGCCACGTGGCGGCAGCGGCTTTCGCCGGCCTGACCCCTGGCATTTTTGAAACCGTTATCCTGATCGGTCCCGATCACCGGGGCGCAGCCTGGGGGCAGATTGCCACCGTGGACGTTGACGCCTGGCGCACCCCCCTGGGCGACATTCCCGTAAACCGAGATTTTTTACAAACCCTGCAAAATGAAATCAAACTCAAATGGCTGCCCACCGACGCCGAACACTCCCTGGAAATTGAACTGCCTTTTTTGCAGATGACCCTGCAAGAGTTCACCCTTGTGCCCTTGATCATGGGCGATCCATCCCCGCCAACCTGCCGCCAATTGGCCGACGCTCTGGTCAAAGTAATTGATCCCAAACAATTCAACCCAACCCTGTTCGTCGCCAGTAGTGATTTGAGTCACTTTTTTGACGACGCCACCGCCCGCTGCCTGGATGAAACCACCCTCCAATTTATGCTCAATTTAGACGCCGACGGCCTGGCCCGGCACGCCCAAAATTGTCAACGTGGTGAAGGAGCCTGTGGGGCCGGTCCGGTGGCTACGGTTATTCACGCCGCCAAAGCCTTAGGCGCAACCCAGGGCCACTTGCTCAAATATGCCACCAGTGGGAATGTCCATCCAGATAAAAGCAGCGTGGTTGGTTATGCTGCCGTGGCCTTTAGCAAATAG